The proteins below are encoded in one region of Paenibacillus sp. YYML68:
- a CDS encoding GntR family transcriptional regulator, producing MSYLSPLPAAQRRTLGEQVYESIREGIVSIRLAPGTYIYENELSEQLGVSRTPIREAIRMLASEQLLEVLPQRGTQIALISEQKVQETRFVREHLELGAFRLAARRWNAQAHEPYRQRCEQLLEQQLAAVRSDDLALFLQLDESFHRSILEVTGNTTLLQVVNHMRGHLNRIRYLSLKQFKHAERLVEEHAFLLRSIQAGDEEQAAALLAAHFGKLDDELPELRRTYPQYFG from the coding sequence ATGTCCTATCTATCCCCACTGCCCGCAGCGCAGCGCAGAACGTTAGGCGAGCAGGTGTATGAATCGATCCGTGAAGGGATCGTGTCCATACGGCTTGCGCCCGGAACCTACATCTATGAGAACGAGCTGTCCGAGCAGCTTGGCGTCAGCCGTACGCCGATTCGTGAAGCGATCCGCATGCTCGCCAGTGAGCAGCTACTCGAGGTGCTGCCTCAGCGTGGCACCCAGATTGCCTTGATCTCGGAGCAGAAGGTGCAGGAGACGCGCTTCGTCCGCGAGCATCTGGAGCTCGGCGCCTTCAGATTAGCGGCTCGCCGCTGGAATGCGCAGGCACACGAGCCGTATCGCCAGCGGTGCGAGCAGCTACTCGAGCAGCAGCTGGCAGCCGTACGGAGCGACGATCTGGCTCTATTCCTGCAGCTGGACGAGTCGTTCCACCGTTCGATTCTCGAGGTGACGGGCAACACGACGCTGCTGCAGGTTGTGAATCATATGCGCGGACACTTGAATCGCATCCGCTACTTGTCGCTCAAGCAGTTCAAGCATGCTGAGCGGCTAGTTGAGGAGCACGCCTTCCTGCTGCGCAGCATCCAGGCTGGCGACGAGGAGCAGGCGGCGGCGCTGCTCGCGGCTCATTTTGGCAAGCTCGACGACGAGCTGCCGGAGCTGCGCCGTACGTATCCGCAATATTTTGGCTGA
- the uxuA gene encoding mannonate dehydratase, whose amino-acid sequence MRMVFRWYGEGNDNVTLQHIRQIPGVEGIVWALHDIPAGDVWPLERIVELKRTIDPYGFHMEVVESVNIHEDIKLGRPTRDTYIDNYKQTIANLGQVGVKTICYNFMPVFDWVRTELFKELEDGSTALFYEKAQVADMDPMVLVRKIADNPDFTMPGWEPERLVRLSSLFEAYKDVTEEQLWSNLGYFLEQIIPVCEEHDIKMAIHPDDPPWSIFGLPRIVTGQANIRRLLSLVDSPYNGVTLCSGSLGANPDNDIIAMIHEFAGRIPFAHIRNVRRYENGDFIETSHRTADGSVDITGIVQAYYETGFSGYARPDHGRNVFGEVCRPGYGLYDRAMGIMYLWGLWDAFERSG is encoded by the coding sequence ATGAGAATGGTATTTCGCTGGTACGGGGAAGGGAACGACAACGTCACCCTGCAGCACATCAGGCAAATTCCAGGCGTTGAAGGTATCGTATGGGCGTTGCATGATATACCGGCAGGAGACGTATGGCCGCTCGAGCGTATAGTCGAGCTGAAGCGCACGATCGATCCTTATGGCTTCCATATGGAGGTCGTGGAAAGCGTCAACATTCATGAGGACATCAAGCTAGGCCGGCCGACCCGTGATACGTATATCGATAACTACAAGCAGACGATAGCAAATTTGGGGCAAGTCGGCGTGAAGACGATCTGCTACAACTTCATGCCGGTGTTCGACTGGGTGCGGACCGAGTTGTTCAAGGAGCTGGAGGACGGCTCGACGGCGCTGTTCTACGAGAAGGCACAGGTCGCGGATATGGATCCGATGGTGCTTGTGCGTAAGATTGCAGACAACCCTGACTTCACGATGCCGGGCTGGGAGCCGGAGCGGTTAGTGCGACTGTCGAGTCTGTTCGAGGCGTATAAGGATGTGACCGAGGAGCAGCTGTGGAGTAACCTCGGCTATTTTCTCGAGCAGATCATTCCAGTATGTGAGGAGCATGACATCAAGATGGCGATTCATCCGGACGACCCGCCATGGTCGATCTTCGGACTGCCGCGCATCGTGACCGGGCAGGCGAACATCAGACGTCTGCTGTCGCTCGTAGACAGTCCGTATAACGGTGTGACGCTGTGCAGCGGCTCGCTTGGCGCGAACCCGGATAACGACATCATTGCGATGATCCACGAGTTCGCAGGCCGCATCCCATTCGCCCATATACGCAACGTACGGCGCTATGAGAATGGCGACTTCATCGAGACGAGCCATCGGACCGCGGACGGCAGCGTGGACATTACGGGCATCGTACAGGCTTATTATGAGACAGGCTTCTCCGGCTACGCCCGACCTGACCACGGTCGAAACGTATTCGGGGAGGTGTGCCGACCAGGCTACGGGCTGTACGACCGGGCGATGGGCATTATGTATTTGTGGGGCTTATGGGACGCATTCGAGAGGAGTGGCTGA
- a CDS encoding ABC transporter ATP-binding protein, with product MSYGQQQVLHGISLEVRRGEIIGYIGPNGAGKSTTVKILLGLTEGYTGNVYVLGQPIRESGVAYKRSIGYMPELAELYESLTAREYLTFIGELYGIDGAEADRKAQRMMELLGLDDVYDARITSYSKGMKQRVLLISSLLHDPDILFLDEPLSGLDANSVMIVKELLAQLAGQGKTIFYSSHMMDVVEKISSRIILLHNGRIVADGSFKELQESSKDASLEELFNALTGFHEHRRIAEELVEAMREDGR from the coding sequence ATGAGCTACGGCCAGCAGCAGGTGCTGCATGGCATCTCGCTGGAGGTCAGACGCGGTGAGATCATAGGATACATCGGACCGAACGGAGCGGGGAAGAGTACAACGGTGAAAATATTGCTAGGCCTGACGGAAGGCTATACGGGGAATGTGTACGTGCTCGGGCAGCCGATCCGGGAGAGCGGCGTCGCCTATAAGCGTTCGATCGGCTATATGCCGGAGCTTGCTGAGCTGTACGAGTCGCTGACCGCGCGCGAATACTTGACGTTCATCGGTGAGCTGTACGGGATCGATGGGGCGGAGGCTGATCGGAAGGCACAGCGTATGATGGAGCTGCTCGGGCTGGACGATGTGTACGACGCTCGGATTACGTCGTATTCCAAGGGGATGAAGCAGCGGGTGTTGCTCATCTCAAGTCTTCTGCACGACCCTGACATTCTGTTCCTCGATGAGCCGCTGAGTGGACTCGATGCGAACAGCGTCATGATCGTTAAGGAGCTGCTCGCCCAGCTGGCGGGGCAGGGGAAGACGATCTTTTACTCCTCGCACATGATGGATGTGGTGGAGAAGATTAGCTCGCGCATCATTCTGCTGCACAATGGACGTATTGTGGCCGACGGTTCGTTCAAGGAGCTGCAGGAGAGCAGCAAGGACGCATCGCTGGAGGAGCTGTTCAACGCGCTGACCGGCTTCCACGAGCATCGGCGTATAGCCGAGGAGCTAGTTGAGGCGATGCGGGAGGACGGGCGATGA
- a CDS encoding DUF3231 family protein, protein MEEITHYSRMSASELANLWAQYVNDSLSRCMLRYFIRTVQDQSTQDILQVALSLSESHLHSIERFLTAEQYPLPIGFTDEDVFVDAPALFTDVYILVFIQTMLIHGMTRYAGALGCTVREDQRKYFKQVIAETTELYDVCTGVLESKGIISKPPCFNNHQKADIVKKQSYLTGWLGKRRPINALEVSGTFLNMHKTIAKVVLELGFGQVCQSRDVRSYMERARLVCQSHYEILASMLKEDQLHTPRTFESEVTDSTVPPFSDKLMLFLICTLLSSAIGYYAEAMSMCQRKDLAADYAKMIAEIGLLAEDGMNLLIENGWMEQPPLATDHEALVRS, encoded by the coding sequence ATGGAGGAGATCACACATTACAGCAGAATGAGCGCCTCAGAGCTCGCCAACCTGTGGGCACAATATGTGAATGACAGTCTTTCGCGCTGTATGCTACGTTATTTTATTCGAACCGTTCAAGATCAGAGCACTCAAGACATTCTGCAAGTAGCACTAAGCCTATCCGAGAGCCATCTGCATAGCATCGAACGGTTCTTGACGGCCGAGCAATACCCGCTTCCGATCGGCTTTACCGATGAGGATGTGTTCGTGGATGCACCTGCGCTGTTCACAGACGTCTATATCCTCGTATTTATTCAGACGATGTTAATCCATGGCATGACCCGTTATGCCGGAGCGCTCGGCTGTACCGTTCGTGAGGACCAGAGAAAATATTTCAAGCAAGTCATAGCCGAGACGACCGAGCTCTATGATGTATGCACAGGTGTACTTGAGAGCAAGGGGATCATCAGCAAGCCGCCGTGCTTCAATAACCACCAGAAGGCCGATATCGTTAAGAAGCAGAGCTATCTGACAGGCTGGCTTGGCAAACGAAGACCGATCAACGCTCTCGAGGTGAGCGGAACGTTCCTGAACATGCACAAGACGATCGCCAAGGTCGTACTCGAGCTTGGCTTCGGTCAAGTGTGCCAATCTCGTGATGTGAGAAGCTATATGGAACGAGCACGCCTCGTGTGCCAGAGCCACTACGAGATCCTCGCTTCCATGCTGAAGGAGGATCAACTGCATACCCCTCGAACCTTTGAGTCTGAGGTGACGGATTCGACCGTCCCGCCTTTTTCCGATAAGCTGATGCTGTTCTTAATCTGTACGCTGCTATCCTCGGCTATCGGCTATTACGCAGAAGCGATGTCCATGTGTCAGAGGAAGGACCTCGCGGCGGACTACGCCAAGATGATCGCCGAGATCGGTCTGCTGGCCGAGGACGGTATGAACCTCTTAATCGAGAACGGGTGGATGGAGCAGCCTCCGCTCGCTACGGATCATGAAGCTTTAGTTAGAAGCTGA